A DNA window from Microcystis aeruginosa NIES-843 contains the following coding sequences:
- the infC gene encoding translation initiation factor IF-3, which produces MIDKRRTTRDLPQINERIRFPEIRVIDSDGSQLGIITPAEALRVAEEKELDLVLVSETASPPVCRIMDYGKYKFEQEKKAREAKKKQHTADIKEVKMRYKIDEHDYNVRVNQAQRFLKAGDKVKATITFRGREIQHSNLAEELLARMAKDLQDVAEVQQAPKKEGRNMMMMLSPKK; this is translated from the coding sequence GTGATAGATAAAAGACGCACTACTCGCGATCTCCCCCAAATTAACGAAAGAATCCGCTTTCCCGAAATCCGCGTTATCGATAGCGACGGCTCTCAACTAGGAATTATTACTCCTGCCGAAGCTTTACGCGTGGCCGAAGAAAAGGAACTTGATCTCGTCCTCGTCAGTGAAACGGCAAGTCCTCCCGTTTGCCGGATTATGGACTATGGTAAGTACAAGTTTGAACAGGAGAAAAAAGCGCGTGAAGCCAAGAAAAAACAGCATACAGCCGATATAAAAGAAGTTAAAATGCGCTATAAAATCGATGAGCATGACTACAACGTGCGAGTCAACCAAGCGCAACGTTTTTTAAAAGCGGGAGATAAGGTAAAAGCGACGATTACCTTCCGAGGCCGGGAAATTCAACACTCTAACCTAGCGGAAGAATTACTGGCGCGCATGGCCAAAGATTTACAGGATGTGGCTGAGGTACAGCAAGCGCCAAAAAAAGAAGGTCGTAACATGATGATGATGTTATCGCCGAAAAAATAA